From a single Nicotiana tomentosiformis chromosome 2, ASM39032v3, whole genome shotgun sequence genomic region:
- the LOC138905926 gene encoding uncharacterized protein: protein MADCTREAAREVLGVSKSYYGGHRGNWWWNDMVQGKVEAKIAAYLKLVESTDEEQRRANREKYKKARKEVKLAVTEAKTATFGRLYEELGVKCGDKKLFRLAKARERKARDLDQVRTKRMPDEWRWSTMISLYKNKGDIQNCNNYRGIKLLSHTMKVWERVVEGRVRRAVSISENQFGFMPGLSTMEVIHLIRRLLEQYKDGKRDLHMVFIDLEKAYDKVLRGVH, encoded by the exons ATGGCGGACTGTACAAGGGAGgcggcgagagaggtgttaggggtctcgaagaGTTACTATGGCGGGCACCGAGGcaactggtggtggaatgacatggtccaaggtaaagtggaagcaaagatAGCGGCGTACCTTAAGTTAGTGGAGAGCACCGACGAGGAGCAGAGGAGAGCGAACAGAGAAAAATATAAGAAAGCTAGGAAGGAGGTGAAATTAgcggtcacggaggctaagactgcAACGTTTGGTCGGCTGTATGAGGAATTGGGGGTCAAATGTGGGGACAAGAAGTTATTTCGTTTGGCCAAGGcaagagagaggaaggctcgtgaCCTGGatcaagtgag gaCGAAGAGAATGCCAGATGAGTGGAGATGGAGTACGATGATTTCactgtataagaacaaaggtgatatccagaattgtaacaactataggggtatcaagttattaagtcataccatgaaagtttgggagagggtggtagaAGGAAGGGTAAGGAGGGCGGTGTCTATATCAGAAaatcagttcgggttcatgccaggTCTTTCTACTATGGAAGTTATCCACCTTATCAGGAGGTTGCTGGAACAGTACAAGGATGGGAAGAGGGATttacacatggtgtttattgacctagagaaagcgtatgacaaagTCCTTAGGGGCGTTCATTAG